Genomic segment of Mucilaginibacter sabulilitoris:
GTACATGGCCGGGGTGTTTTGCGGGGTAGCCCCCAAAAAAAGCACTGGAAATTCCAATAGTTTTATCAGCTTTGGGTTTTTAAAATACCGACGCACATGCTTGCTCATACTGCTCAGGAGCTGCATGCTCAGGCTTTTTCTGATCAGGTTGAGATCAATAAAATCGGTAATGGAGTGCGAAGGCCGAAATACATATTCGCCCATGCCCACCTTGTATTTATAGGCCGCCTGTTTTAAAAACTTGCGCAGGCCGGCGCTACTGCCTGGTTCTGTTTTTTCAAAAAGCGCTTCCAGATCGGGCATCGCGGCCGGTATATCCATCATGTCATCAGGACCGCAATATATCCGGTACCCGGGATCTAACCTTTCGAGCTGGTAGTAATCGGCTGTTTTTTTGCCAAACAGAGCGAAGAAGTTTTCGAACACATCAGGCATCCAGTACCAGCTTGGCCCCATATCAAACCTAAAGCCATCCTGTTCCCAAACCCTGGCCCTGCCGCCGGGCTGGTCGTTCTTTTCAAGTATGGTAACTTTAAACCCTTCTTTAGCCAATACACAGGCGGCCGACAAGCCTGCAAAACCCGCCCCGATGATAATAATATGCCTGCCTTTGTTCATGTAGATATGTGAAGCCCAAAGTAAGCAAATTGTTTTTACGCTTATAAAAAACAATAGCACAAGATAACGTACCACATTTAACATTAGATAATGTCTCATTATTAATGTTGAGGAAGACTTTTTTCGGCCGCGATAAAGTTATTTTTTGTTCCGGCCCTGCCATTCCAGGTACTTTTTTAATAAAAAGGCATCCTGTGCTTTTTTATATTCAGGCGTTGCTACAGTAAAATGAGTTCCCGGATAATAGGCGAACTCGATATTTGCATCCAGTTTCTTCATTTCATTTTCCATCAGCTTCACCGAAAAATTAAGATAGGCATTATCTTCGTTTCCTACAGAAACACGTAATTTACCATCAAGATCCTTTTTTAACGCTGGCCAGTGCTTTATGATGTACTGGGTCAGATCGTAACGTTTCCAGTGTTCAAATACGTCCCGGTTTAATTCACCGGTTGCGGAGTTAAATAAAGATTTCGGAAGCCCGTCACCGCCTTTAGGGCCAAATACAGCATCAAAGGAAACATTTTGTTCTCCGCGATAAATAATATCCTCGATGCTATGGACAATGTTAGGCCTGTCGTAGCTGGCGGGCAAATCCGGGTTGCTGCCTATCGTCAACCCGTCTACATACTCAACCCGTTTATTATCGGTGTACAAGTTAGTTAAGGTAAAACGGTGAAAATCCACCGGGTCGGGCGCACTGGCATTTCCAGCTACAAAAAGTTTGGGATAATGCGTAAGCAGATAAACAACCGTCCAGCCCCCACTGCTATGTCCCCTGATTACACGAGCGCCATTGGTACGGAACCTTTGGTCTAATTGCGGAATAAACTCGTAAGCAAACGCATCACCTACCGGGCCATTGTTATCACTATTAGCATAAGTACTGTGTCCAAGTGAACAATCGCCGTCAAGATAGACTTTGATGCAGGCAACGGTATCTAAAGGGTTTGAAGCTAAGGTGTCGCTGCTTTCTGACCTGGAGTAATGAATATACCCGCCGCCAAAGCCGCCGATCATAAAATATACCGGGAAACGCCTTTTTGGTTCG
This window contains:
- a CDS encoding alpha/beta hydrolase-fold protein, which codes for MKYYILIICSFFIVTSHAGAQRFYVSYKPSVYKGPFTGNVILYVSNKNENPKDKTGWPCFRMKVSNIMPNQQIVFTDSALSYPTILSRVPRGNYYVQAVWDLNIDGRVIGESTGNMYNMPRKVTFNTPKEGFALVCDQVVKAPIFEDSKYVKEIKVSSKLLTWFNHKPEYIRGAVILPAQYYTEPKRRFPVYFMIGGFGGGYIHYSRSESSDTLASNPLDTVACIKVYLDGDCSLGHSTYANSDNNGPVGDAFAYEFIPQLDQRFRTNGARVIRGHSSGGWTVVYLLTHYPKLFVAGNASAPDPVDFHRFTLTNLYTDNKRVEYVDGLTIGSNPDLPASYDRPNIVHSIEDIIYRGEQNVSFDAVFGPKGGDGLPKSLFNSATGELNRDVFEHWKRYDLTQYIIKHWPALKKDLDGKLRVSVGNEDNAYLNFSVKLMENEMKKLDANIEFAYYPGTHFTVATPEYKKAQDAFLLKKYLEWQGRNKK